The nucleotide sequence agaccttacCGTATCAGACTCACATGAAAATGCGGGGAGTGGATAACAGGTTACGACGGAAACACGGGATCGCTTAACATGTGGCTtgagtacggctgagcggatgGCAGACCCTGTTCTCCACTCCCTTTGGCCATATGTACCATGTTCTTAATTGAAGAGGAATATAATAAAGCATGCCAAGTGGATCAATTCTAGATATACTACAGAATGGAGCTGCACTGAAAAGGGAATCTACTACATTAAAGCAGTTACGTTGCCTCTATTTCACTCCCTACCTTCAAAAAGTCCACCAGATCAACAAAGCTCTTCTTATAGTGTCATTCTTAAGTTGTCTTATTAAAAAATCTGGATGCCAAATTGCCAGTCATAATCCCTGAACTGCCAATTATCCAAAAATGGTTATACATACACACCCGCTATCAGCACATGATCCTCCCAAATTGCCTTGAGCACCTTAGATACATAGCCCAGATAATACTGGCTTCAGAATGTATTATAAAGTGTCACGGAACAGGAACATTCGCTAGTTGTAGCATGTTTGATTACTTCGGCCTGTTTGGCGTAGGACATTCACTGAGCATCGCTTAACCCCTTGCACACACTATATAGCTCATCGCCGGCAGGCCtgcctctttcctttctctcctcaTGTTAGAATTTCGTCAGATACTCTACCAAAAGATTCCTATTGCTCGAGACTGTCACAGTTACAAGACATTTACGAGAAATATTAAAGCCCATTGGCTCCATCCCTTCACTGATGAAACCAGCCTAGATGAAGAAACAAGGTTCTTGAACAGTTTGTCACTctcagaatagtagataataatgaatcagtgttcctatctaaactatcctagccatcgacgagaatattgaatctgggtaagaagaagaaaaagaaatctatctaggcgaCGGAACTACAAAGTGCTCGCAACATAAAATGTATGCGATCTTAAGAGGCTTAGCCGGAGCGTTCTGTTAACTATATTTACTGGAATTATCAAAGCCTGGGATAATCACATAGGATAAGCATGCTTTCTTAGACCTGAATCTTGAGTCTCTTCAGTTCTAAGTGCAGGAGTACAATCAAGTGCTACATTTGTGAAAGTCATATCATTCATATCAGTTATTGATCATTGAGCAGTCATTGCCCTCTCCCTACACTCCAAAGCCTCATCAAGCAgtctgtgacggctcagatATGACAGCTCATATACGGCggctcaacactacggcaatggatgatataTCACAGACACTacccagtcatgtcgccaatgtTCCTTTCaaaacctcttcattatctagatagatttcctcttcttccttcttctccagatttgatattctcgtcgatggctacaatagtctagataggaattcagttcgttattatctactattccgagcccgtgacacaaAGACCTCATTCTCTCATCCTCACACACCGCCCTTGCGGCCTCAGCCTCTCCCCCCAAGCCTCCCATCTATCCCGCTCATACCCCTTCCACCCCGGACCCTCAAGACTCTTACAACCAACCTTCAACCCAAAGTCCGGGTCATAAGTCCGCCCCATTCTGGACATTGTCTCACAACCGGTTCGCAGCATAGATAAACCACATGATGTTACCTCCATGGCTGCTGTCCTGGAAAGTGTTAGCATTGGGACATCATCGCTTTCAAGAGCGAATTGGAATGTCCAGGCTGCGCGGTGGGAGCGGTCTAGGTGATAGTTGAAGCCCTGGCCTAGGGGGGGTTTGTAGCTTATGTCAGCGGCTTGGGTGAGTTGGGTGATGAAGGCGCTTAGTTTTACCCAGCGCTTTCTTTGGTCGTCTTTTAGATCGAGGGTAGGGGTCTTGGCATTCATTAGACATGAATACATATACCAAAAcggaagaaagaggagagcaaaaagaaagaaaatctACCTTATAGTCACCTCCGAACTCCCTCCATGTCTCCGCCTCAGTATACCTGAGAGACGGCAGGTTCGTCCAGAGAACTTCCTTATCAATATCCACAGTAAGCGACTCGCCTGTTGAAGGGTCCGTTGCAATCTGCTTCTGAAGCGCACAGAGAAACTCAACCAGCCTTCCATGCTTTGTTGGATCCAGTTCCTGAACAAGCGCCATCAAGGACAGAGAGATGAAATAGTCAACGTTGCTGGGTACTAAGCCCTTTTCCTCATCAGGGGCTGCATAGACGGCCATTGTCAGCTCAATGATTTGGAGGATGGCAATTTTCGACTGTTACGTTGGAGTTGGTGACAAAGTCATTGAGGATCTTCAATTGCTGAGAGTTCTCGATTGATTTGAGGAATTTGTAGTACTGCGGGGGTTTCGCCATGTTGCTATTAATCGTAGACCAGAAAGAGAAATAAATAGTTATGGAGAGTAGAATGAAACGCAGATATCTTCATATTAACAAGACAAATTCACGAGGCTGGATTCAAGACATAAGGCTGATTCGGTGTTACTGTTccaattgttcttcatgATTGGCCTCCGAGTCACTTGCCCCATCCGGGGCCTCCTGGCGGCGGCATTGGATCTCCTGTCTATCCGCGCTTTTGTCTCTCCTGCTCCCGCTCAGTCTCCTGCTGCTCTATCTAGCTGAGAGGCGGAGTCTTGCAAAGGGACAGGAATTCGTCAAGGGGATGCTCGTGCAGGTGCTTCCCCTGCTGCTGGTCTTCATGACCTTCGGGAGATCTACTTGACTGGCTCCGGACGCGTGTCAGCTTGATTGTACTGCTCGTGATATCAAAAGATCCCGCCGAACAATTGATGCTGCACAGGAGGGTAGCATGTACACGATCGTCATGTGTGGCTTGATTATGAAGGGTTTCCCTGCGAGGGTTAGGAATCAGGGGTTTCATTGTGGCTGTAAGCGTCGACTTTCAATTTTCTACCCTCCCTAAGACCCCACACAGTGAGTCTCATGAGCAACGTTGCCCTGTTCGTACCTAGGGGGTCCAGCGGCAAATTCGCTCGCACAGTTCTCTGTCGAAAGTATTCCGGGTACACTCCGCGGCGAGACTTGTACGCAAATCCTGCAATTATTTCAAGGAAAGCTCTACTCGTTGGTTCGCCTGTGATTCCATGTACTTTACGATGTTGATATTCGTGCGTGATGGAGCCAGAAATCTTCTGCGTGAACCGGAAGGCAGGAAAATCAATGATGTTGACGCTAATTCTTGCGTTGTATTGGCCGTCGGTCGCGACTGGCTTCGACCCTTCTTTTCAGGAGGGCCCATTTTGTCGTTCTATACTATGAGTTTATTGTCACTCAAGGAGAGCAGTACTTCCGTACATGGATATTGAAGCCTTATCGCTTTCAAGGGAACACGAGTATCATACAGCAGTCATGAACAGATCATTGAATGCCAAGGAATCAATCAAAATGAAAATCTGTTGTAAAAGCAGTTTTTCTTTGAGACAGAGGGCTGAGACAAGTGAGGCCCTCGAGAGACCAAAGAAAAGTGGGACCCTACAACCACCGCATTTCCGATCAACAGGCGCCGGGCAATACTTGAGTCTTTACAGTGAATCTCATTCTTACAGGTGATTCTGTCAAAACAGATTTGCAATTGCTTACGCATTGCTACAGATCGCTCACCCATTGTCACTGTCTCCAGTTAGAAGACAGACACCTTTGTTCTATAGCAGATATTAAATATATTTCTATGTTGAAGAATTGAATAGATTATCTATCCTATCCGACATATATCAACCCGCCTTCCCCCTCCTTTTAAAGAAATAATACAAATTCAACACCGCAGCCAATACCCACGCGGCCGCAGCAAGTGCACAAATCGCCGTTAGACCATGTATATACCGCGGCTTGTCGCTGGTGCGGAAGATCTGTGAGCCAGAGATACCTGCGCAATTGGCGGCCATGACGATTACCCTGTTTATCCGTAAGATTAGCAGATATTGACATTTGGGGGTTTGGGAGGGACGTACGCCATGGCTACACTCCGCTCCTGGGGACGTTTGCAGTAGACCGAGAGCCAGCCGACGTTTAGGATGCTGGTTTCGTTAGCTCGGCTTTTTATGATAGTGGGAGAGTAGGGATAACGCACTGCATGCTGATATAGGCCACATTAGCCACACAAATAACACCGTATTTATGCCACTGCGACGAATCCCACGGTGTCGTCCGGAGACAAGGATACGCAATGACATTCCACGTAATAGCCAGTAACACGAATGGACCGCGGTGTCCAAGCCAGTCAGATAGATACGCTAGCACCAATGTCCAGATCATACTGCAGTACACCGGTACAGAAGCCAATGCATTCGCGTCCACGCTGTCGAAACCGAATGACTTGATCATGCTGGGCGTGTAATGTGTCAAACCCTGGTATGCGGACATGGCGACGAGTGAGACCATAAAGTGCTGGATGACATTTGGCTTCCGAATTGTATCCCAAATATCACGTCCAGTAATTTTGATATGGCCCTGCGCTTTTAGAGGGTCGTCGAGGATGACGCGGTCACGGATAATCTGCGATTCGCGCTCGGTAAAGTAGCTCCAGCGGCCCATGCTGATCAGTGGTCTGCCGTCTCCTGCTTTTGGAGGAATGAAGAGCGTAAAGATGATGCCAGCGAAAATGGTGATGAGTCCTTCCACTAGGCGTTGTTAACCATGCCCGACCCCCTAGGAATATATGCACGTACCCAACCACACCCATCGCCAACCCGCTAATCCCCCCTTCCCATCAAGAGTCAACAAACCAGCGGAGATCAGACTGGCCGTAGCCCCCGCAAACATCTGtccgaaaaagaaaagtgtCGTCCGGAAACTTGTCTCGTCGCGTTTATACCACGTCGAAAGATAATAAAGCGCGCCAGGTATAAATCCACC is from Aspergillus chevalieri M1 DNA, chromosome 8, nearly complete sequence and encodes:
- a CDS encoding uncharacterized protein (COG:S;~EggNog:ENOG410PS59;~InterPro:IPR022085;~antiSMASH:Cluster_8.3), yielding MAVYAAPDEEKGLVPSNVDYFISLSLMALVQELDPTKHGRLVEFLCALQKQIATDPSTGESLTVDIDKEVLWTNLPSLRYTEAETWREFGGDYKDSSHGGNIMWFIYAANRL
- a CDS encoding uncharacterized protein (COG:G;~EggNog:ENOG410PJQX;~InterPro:IPR020846,IPR011701,IPR036259;~PFAM:PF07690;~SMCOG1106:major facilitator transporter;~TransMembrane:10 (i117-135o141-164i176-199o211-231i290-307o327-347i354-371o383-405i417-437o449-472i);~antiSMASH:Cluster_8.3;~go_function: GO:0022857 - transmembrane transporter activity [Evidence IEA];~go_process: GO:0055085 - transmembrane transport [Evidence IEA]) is translated as MAFESDSDRDNGIVMVEKNVNNEVSNAPNGIVKDWDAEEGPLRRKIDCILLPILGIAFFSLQIDRMNISAVLTSTITDDLGITTNQVNVGSQLLSAGIVVTEIPSNVVLQWLGPQRWLSIQLFAWGLVATFQAFVQSYPAYLATRLLLGMLEGGFIPGALYYLSTWYKRDETSFRTTLFFFGQMFAGATASLISAGLLTLDGKGGLAGWRWVWLVEGLITIFAGIIFTLFIPPKAGDGRPLISMGRWSYFTERESQIIRDRVILDDPLKAQGHIKITGRDIWDTIRKPNVIQHFMVSLVAMSAYQGLTHYTPSMIKSFGFDSVDANALASVPVYCSMIWTLVLAYLSDWLGHRGPFVLLAITWNVIAYPCLRTTPWDSSQWHKYGVICVANVAYISMHILNVGWLSVYCKRPQERSVAMAVIVMAANCAGISGSQIFRTSDKPRYIHGLTAICALAAAAWVLAAVLNLYYFFKRRGKAG